The Ruminococcus bovis genome includes a region encoding these proteins:
- a CDS encoding SWIM zinc finger family protein — MTNKIGFYCDDKEINENTETIAVEKPEVKARKSLVSIRFEKNNRVLSYYNDKFDLHKGDIVFVDGKLEGERGFVEEVNYNFKIKLSDYKKVVVLADTTVKGRFFFAGDYFISFDKSVIPYEKVITWLKPPVVDEEEIVVSNEDEEGFLLEKDISELKVPYNVKEKGIDYYLDGRVIYLSVDGDTGKAIVDGTNIYEIEFTYKNGEVSNFICDCYCNYACKHIVAVIMQLKNILKNIEENYKEEYRDYFSAVTSYELFKVTRSYNKKGSITFN; from the coding sequence ATGACAAACAAAATAGGTTTTTATTGTGATGATAAAGAAATTAATGAAAATACAGAAACTATAGCAGTAGAAAAGCCTGAAGTTAAAGCTAGAAAATCCCTTGTTAGTATTCGTTTTGAGAAGAATAACAGAGTTCTTTCTTATTACAATGATAAATTCGATTTACATAAAGGTGACATTGTTTTTGTTGATGGTAAGTTAGAGGGTGAAAGAGGCTTTGTTGAAGAAGTGAATTATAACTTCAAGATAAAGCTATCTGACTATAAAAAGGTTGTTGTCTTAGCAGATACTACAGTAAAAGGTAGGTTTTTCTTTGCCGGTGACTATTTTATTTCTTTCGATAAATCGGTTATCCCATATGAAAAGGTTATAACTTGGCTTAAGCCACCTGTTGTTGATGAAGAAGAAATTGTTGTTTCAAATGAAGATGAAGAAGGCTTTTTGCTGGAAAAGGATATTTCAGAACTGAAAGTACCTTATAATGTTAAGGAAAAAGGCATTGATTATTACCTTGACGGTAGAGTAATTTATCTTTCAGTTGACGGTGATACAGGCAAGGCTATTGTTGATGGTACAAATATTTACGAAATTGAATTTACATATAAAAACGGTGAAGTAAGTAACTTTATTTGTGATTGCTACTGTAACTATGCTTGTAAGCATATTGTTGCAGTAATTATGCAGTTGAAAAATATTTTAAAAAATATTGAAGAAAATTATAAGGAAGAATATAGGGACTATTTCTCAGCAGTAACTTCCTATGAACTTTTTAAGGTCACAAGAAGTTACAACAAAAAAGGTAGTATTACTTTTAATTAA
- a CDS encoding translation factor GTPase family protein, giving the protein MKKIVVGILAHVDSGKTTLSETLLYQSGNISKIGRVDNRDSFLDTFSLERARGITIFSKQAVLNYKDTQFTLIDTPGHVDFSAETERTLQVLDYAILVVSGTEGVQSHTKTLWKLLAKYNVPCFIFVNKMDLDGANKGIAMAKLKSKLSDNCVDFDTVDTDEFYENIALCDEDLLVKYEEGVLQKPDIVKAIKDRKIFPCMFGAALKLKGTEEFLDCIYNYSEMNSYGDEFAGKVYKIAEDKGQRLTYLKVTGGTLKVKEILQSPKNKEQEKVQQIRIYSGEKFTAIQEATAGTICAITGITFTSSGDGLGVENNSSLPVLEPVLTYKINLPSEVDAHTALQKMKILENEDPQLKVEWNSRLGEIQVKLMGDIQLEVLQSIISDRFGFDVTFGQGNIIYKETIENTVEGVGHFEPLRHYAEVHLLLEPTKRDSGLTFATDCKEDLLDKNWQRLILTHLYEKTHIGVLTGSPITDMKITLVSGKAHPKHTEGGDFRQATYRAVRQGLREAKSILLEPVYEFTLEVPTENVGKAMADIQYMSGSFNPPELDGDFSIITGTAPVSTMHDYTKDVIQYTHGKGKLVCNLKGYEPCHNSEEVIESIGYDCDSDVDNTCDSVFCSKGAGYNVKWDKVKSQMHLTSVLSQPKVTETIAEKKRSFTNYKGKEDLFALDNELMQIFEQTYGPIKKKKTNVEKRHFDFTKKDPKYKPSKAPNYDGKEYLLVDGYNVIFAWNDLKELAKTTIDGAREKLLNILCNYQGYKKCEVIVVFDAYKVKGGVGEVDKLNNINIVYTKEAETADSYIEKVTKKLAKNNRVKVVTSDGLEQLIIMGNGCLRVSSQEFYQEVKEAENNIREIISKTF; this is encoded by the coding sequence ATGAAGAAAATTGTTGTGGGAATTTTAGCTCATGTTGACTCAGGAAAAACAACACTTTCTGAGACTTTGTTATATCAATCCGGCAACATAAGCAAAATCGGTAGAGTTGACAACAGAGATTCTTTTTTGGATACATTTTCTCTTGAAAGAGCAAGAGGTATTACAATCTTTTCTAAACAAGCAGTACTGAATTATAAGGATACACAGTTCACCTTAATTGATACTCCCGGTCATGTGGATTTTTCTGCTGAAACGGAAAGAACTTTACAAGTTCTTGACTATGCAATTCTTGTAGTAAGTGGTACTGAGGGTGTGCAAAGTCATACCAAAACATTGTGGAAACTTCTTGCAAAATATAATGTGCCTTGCTTTATTTTTGTTAACAAAATGGACCTTGATGGTGCTAATAAAGGTATAGCAATGGCTAAGTTAAAGTCAAAGCTAAGTGATAATTGTGTTGACTTTGATACTGTAGATACTGATGAATTTTATGAAAATATTGCCCTATGTGATGAAGATTTATTGGTTAAATATGAAGAGGGTGTTTTACAGAAACCCGATATAGTAAAAGCAATTAAGGATAGAAAGATTTTCCCTTGTATGTTTGGAGCAGCACTTAAATTAAAGGGTACTGAAGAATTCCTTGATTGTATTTATAATTATTCTGAGATGAATAGTTATGGTGATGAATTTGCCGGTAAAGTGTATAAAATTGCTGAGGATAAAGGTCAAAGGCTAACTTATCTAAAGGTAACAGGTGGCACATTAAAGGTAAAAGAAATCTTGCAAAGTCCTAAGAATAAAGAGCAAGAAAAGGTACAGCAGATTAGGATTTATTCCGGTGAAAAGTTTACTGCTATTCAAGAGGCTACTGCCGGTACAATTTGTGCAATAACCGGTATTACCTTTACTTCTTCCGGTGACGGTTTAGGTGTTGAAAATAATTCAAGTCTGCCGGTATTAGAGCCGGTACTTACATACAAAATCAATTTGCCGAGTGAAGTTGATGCCCATACTGCATTGCAAAAAATGAAAATACTTGAAAATGAAGACCCTCAGCTAAAAGTAGAATGGAATAGTAGACTGGGAGAAATTCAAGTAAAGTTAATGGGTGATATTCAGCTTGAAGTGTTACAGTCTATTATTTCAGATAGATTTGGCTTTGATGTAACATTTGGTCAAGGAAATATTATCTATAAAGAAACAATAGAAAATACAGTTGAGGGTGTAGGTCACTTTGAACCATTACGCCATTATGCAGAAGTACATTTACTTTTAGAGCCAACTAAAAGGGACAGTGGCTTAACCTTTGCAACAGATTGTAAAGAAGATTTGCTTGATAAAAACTGGCAAAGGCTTATCCTTACCCATTTGTATGAGAAAACTCATATAGGTGTGCTTACAGGTTCACCTATAACAGATATGAAAATCACTTTAGTTTCCGGTAAAGCTCACCCAAAACATACTGAGGGTGGTGACTTTAGACAAGCCACATATAGAGCAGTTAGACAAGGTCTTAGGGAAGCAAAAAGTATTTTGCTAGAACCGGTTTATGAATTTACATTAGAAGTGCCAACAGAAAATGTAGGCAAGGCTATGGCTGATATTCAGTATATGAGTGGTTCATTTAACCCACCTGAACTTGACGGTGATTTTTCAATAATTACAGGTACTGCACCTGTATCTACAATGCACGATTATACTAAGGATGTTATCCAATATACCCATGGTAAAGGCAAGTTGGTGTGTAACTTAAAGGGTTATGAACCTTGCCACAACAGTGAAGAAGTTATTGAAAGTATCGGTTATGATTGTGACAGTGATGTTGACAACACTTGTGACTCAGTATTTTGTTCTAAGGGTGCCGGTTATAATGTTAAGTGGGATAAGGTTAAGTCCCAAATGCACCTAACAAGTGTATTATCTCAGCCTAAAGTGACAGAAACTATTGCTGAAAAGAAAAGGTCATTTACTAACTATAAAGGTAAAGAAGATTTGTTTGCACTTGATAATGAGTTAATGCAAATTTTTGAGCAAACTTACGGACCTATTAAAAAGAAGAAAACAAATGTAGAGAAAAGACATTTTGACTTTACAAAGAAAGACCCTAAGTATAAACCATCAAAAGCTCCTAACTATGACGGTAAAGAATACTTGTTAGTTGATGGATATAATGTAATCTTTGCATGGAATGATTTAAAGGAACTTGCAAAAACCACCATTGATGGTGCAAGAGAAAAATTGCTGAATATTCTCTGTAACTATCAAGGGTACAAAAAATGTGAAGTAATAGTAGTTTTTGATGCCTACAAGGTTAAGGGTGGTGTAGGTGAAGTTGATAAGCTGAATAATATTAACATTGTCTATACCAAAGAGGCAGAAACTGCCGACTCCTATATTGAAAAAGTAACTAAAAAATTAGCCAAGAATAATAGGGTAAAAGTTGTTACTTCTGATGGATTAGAGCAACTTATTATTATGGGTAACGGTTGCCTTAGAGTGTCATCACAAGAATTTTATCAAGAAGTAAAAGAGGCTGAAAACAATATAAGAGAAATAATTTCAAAAACTTTTTAA
- a CDS encoding DUF4230 domain-containing protein translates to MAEKKKKISFKKIISYVAGGIVILALLFLSFQLGSCGKEKEPTISASYISGKLEQSSELTSAKLKYTGLIDYDDNGVTFINKGAFTMVYNATVRAGIDMKEVKTNVNESKKEITITIPKAKILEVKIDPNSIRYYDESFSLFKSDEKESANKAQTFAEKDAKKESTKSGILEMADQQSETLIKGILQGCVNGYKLKCVKAES, encoded by the coding sequence ATGGCAGAAAAGAAAAAGAAAATTTCATTCAAAAAGATTATTTCATATGTTGCCGGAGGTATTGTAATTCTAGCATTGCTATTTTTATCTTTTCAGTTAGGTAGTTGTGGTAAAGAAAAAGAACCTACAATTTCAGCATCATATATAAGTGGCAAACTTGAACAGTCAAGTGAGTTAACATCTGCTAAGTTGAAATATACAGGCTTAATAGATTATGATGATAACGGTGTAACATTTATCAATAAGGGAGCTTTTACTATGGTATATAACGCAACAGTAAGAGCAGGTATTGATATGAAAGAAGTAAAAACTAATGTTAATGAAAGCAAAAAGGAAATTACTATTACAATTCCTAAAGCTAAAATCCTTGAAGTAAAGATTGACCCTAATTCAATTAGATATTATGACGAGTCATTCTCTTTGTTTAAGTCTGACGAAAAAGAAAGTGCAAACAAAGCACAGACTTTTGCCGAAAAGGATGCTAAAAAAGAAAGTACAAAATCTGGTATCCTAGAAATGGCTGACCAACAGTCCGAAACACTTATTAAAGGTATTCTTCAAGGTTGTGTAAACGGTTATAAACTAAAATGTGTTAAGGCTGAAAGTTAG
- a CDS encoding sensor histidine kinase codes for MLFFYDTIVQRNDISVLLCAALLITGAIFDSYPTDTLLFLILTFTVALVGEAYLAPTEIFWRDLFNCSIMFLASFYISVTKLNKKIYILIKEEKEQEKMVKEAKTQVILNQLKPHFLYNTLSTIRILYRKDPEKADEAMDNFSNYLRSNIDTGLSKNYIIFFEEIKNVKYYLDLEKLRFGKKLNIEYDIKEMNFYLPVLTLQPIVENAVKHGVGNKKGGGTIKISTFSDGDNVVLEVKDNGVGFEYNKSELENDDKKSHIGISSVTERIEIMVGGTVNIKSEVNVGTTVTITIPKKIDEAKIDEYIGIR; via the coding sequence TTGCTATTTTTTTATGATACTATTGTTCAGAGGAACGATATTAGTGTACTGTTATGTGCTGCACTACTGATTACCGGTGCAATCTTTGACAGTTACCCTACAGACACCTTACTGTTTCTTATACTTACTTTTACAGTTGCACTTGTTGGTGAGGCTTATCTTGCTCCTACTGAAATTTTTTGGCGTGACCTTTTCAACTGTTCTATTATGTTTTTAGCAAGTTTTTATATTAGTGTTACTAAGTTAAACAAAAAGATTTACATACTGATTAAGGAAGAAAAAGAACAAGAGAAAATGGTGAAAGAGGCTAAAACACAAGTTATCTTAAATCAGCTAAAGCCTCATTTCCTATACAATACACTTTCTACAATTAGAATTCTTTACAGAAAAGATCCTGAAAAAGCTGATGAGGCTATGGATAATTTTTCTAATTACTTAAGAAGTAATATAGATACCGGTCTTAGCAAAAACTATATTATATTTTTTGAAGAAATTAAGAATGTAAAATACTATCTTGACCTAGAAAAATTAAGGTTCGGCAAAAAACTGAATATTGAATATGACATAAAAGAAATGAACTTCTACCTACCTGTACTGACACTTCAACCAATTGTAGAAAATGCAGTAAAGCATGGTGTTGGCAACAAGAAAGGTGGAGGTACAATTAAGATTTCTACCTTTAGTGATGGTGACAATGTAGTGCTTGAAGTAAAAGACAATGGTGTTGGGTTTGAATATAACAAATCGGAATTAGAAAATGATGACAAAAAATCCCACATTGGTATTTCCAGTGTTACTGAAAGAATCGAGATAATGGTTGGTGGTACTGTTAACATTAAAAGTGAAGTTAATGTTGGCACTACTGTAACAATCACAATTCCTAAAAAGATAGACGAGGCGAAAATTGATGAATATATTGGCATTAGATGA